In a genomic window of Dyadobacter fermentans DSM 18053:
- a CDS encoding efflux RND transporter periplasmic adaptor subunit: MKRILMLVSLGALLYQTSCTSKHEEEKEEPVNYLVTSPLQKDTTIIKEYVSQIRAISHIELRALERGYLQKIYVDEGQMVKKGQLMFQIMPLVYQAEQQKAQAEANFAEIEFKNTKALADSNVVSKNELALAKAKFDKAKAELGLAQTHLGFTEIRAPFSGIMDHFQVRLGSLVDEGDLLTTLSDNSEMWVYFNVPEAEYLDYKTNQDNGDLLKVKLKMANEKLFDYTGAVKTIEADFNNETGNIAFRATFPNPKGLLRHGETGNVLVTVPLKNALLIPQKATFEVLEKKYCYVLDKDNKIQSREITVAAELPHIFAISHGLQKDDKILLEGLRQVRENEKISYKFQKPDSVISNLSLYAE; this comes from the coding sequence ATGAAAAGAATTCTCATGCTCGTGAGCCTGGGTGCATTGCTGTATCAGACAAGCTGCACTTCCAAACACGAAGAAGAAAAAGAAGAACCTGTTAACTATCTCGTAACAAGCCCCTTACAAAAAGACACCACAATTATCAAAGAGTACGTGAGCCAGATCAGGGCGATCAGCCATATCGAGCTGCGTGCACTGGAAAGAGGTTACCTGCAAAAAATATATGTAGACGAAGGCCAGATGGTGAAAAAAGGCCAGCTGATGTTCCAGATCATGCCGCTGGTGTACCAGGCCGAGCAGCAAAAAGCACAGGCCGAGGCCAATTTTGCCGAAATCGAGTTTAAGAATACCAAGGCCCTGGCGGACAGCAATGTGGTTTCCAAAAACGAGCTCGCACTGGCCAAAGCCAAATTCGATAAAGCGAAAGCGGAACTCGGGCTCGCGCAGACGCACCTCGGGTTCACCGAAATACGCGCGCCGTTCAGCGGGATTATGGACCATTTCCAGGTGCGGCTCGGTAGCCTGGTGGACGAAGGCGACCTGCTCACGACCCTGTCCGACAACAGCGAAATGTGGGTGTACTTCAACGTACCAGAAGCCGAATACCTCGATTACAAGACGAACCAGGACAATGGCGACCTGCTGAAAGTGAAGCTAAAAATGGCTAACGAGAAACTCTTCGACTACACCGGCGCCGTGAAAACCATCGAGGCCGATTTTAACAACGAAACCGGTAACATCGCATTCCGGGCCACGTTCCCGAACCCCAAAGGCCTGCTGCGCCACGGCGAAACGGGTAATGTGCTCGTGACCGTGCCGCTTAAAAATGCCCTCCTGATCCCGCAGAAAGCGACTTTTGAAGTATTGGAAAAGAAATATTGCTACGTGCTCGACAAGGACAACAAAATCCAGTCACGCGAGATCACGGTCGCGGCAGAGCTGCCCCACATTTTCGCGATTTCGCATGGGCTGCAAAAAGACGACAAGATATTGTTGGAAGGCCTGCGCCAGGTCCGTGAAAACGAGAAGATCAGCTACAAGTTCCAGAAGCCCGATTCGGTCATTTCCAACCTCAGCCTCTACGCGGAATAA
- a CDS encoding NmrA family NAD(P)-binding protein — MANIILGASGRVGSAVVARLVEKQAPVKGIVRNAEKAEALQATGADAAIADAHNLPALKVALRDGEALFALTPETGQEENVLGDTNDVLTNYRAALAAANIRKLVGLSSMGAQHREGTGNLVMSYMLEHAFDGLDLTRVFIRPAYYFSNWLGYLESAGETGVLPTFFPTDLKIPMICPSDVGHFAADVLLNDDRDRTIYEVSGPASYSSDDVAEAFEEVLGKKVKAQQIPRDQWAGTLQSIGFSKDGIRNFIEMTDAVISGKAGPQGNGTITAEMGTTLEAYLEQALKSA, encoded by the coding sequence ATGGCAAATATCATTTTAGGCGCATCGGGCCGCGTCGGATCGGCGGTTGTTGCGAGGCTCGTCGAAAAGCAGGCGCCGGTGAAAGGGATTGTGAGAAATGCGGAGAAGGCGGAGGCATTACAAGCGACGGGCGCCGACGCCGCCATCGCCGACGCACATAACCTGCCCGCGCTGAAAGTAGCCCTGCGTGACGGCGAGGCACTTTTTGCGCTCACACCGGAAACCGGGCAGGAGGAAAACGTGCTCGGCGATACCAACGACGTACTCACCAACTACCGCGCGGCGCTCGCCGCGGCCAACATCCGCAAGCTCGTGGGACTATCGTCCATGGGCGCGCAGCACCGTGAAGGGACCGGCAACCTGGTCATGTCCTACATGCTCGAACACGCTTTCGACGGGCTGGACCTTACGCGTGTATTCATCCGGCCGGCCTACTATTTCAGCAATTGGCTCGGTTACCTCGAATCGGCCGGGGAAACGGGCGTGCTGCCCACATTCTTCCCGACCGACCTCAAAATCCCAATGATCTGCCCGTCCGACGTGGGCCATTTCGCGGCGGATGTGTTGCTGAACGACGACCGCGACCGGACTATTTACGAAGTCAGCGGCCCGGCATCATACAGTTCGGATGATGTTGCAGAGGCATTCGAAGAGGTTTTAGGTAAAAAGGTGAAAGCGCAGCAAATACCCAGGGACCAATGGGCCGGCACCTTGCAGTCCATCGGCTTTTCCAAAGACGGCATCCGGAATTTTATCGAAATGACCGACGCCGTGATCAGCGGAAAGGCAGGTCCGCAAGGCAACGGCACCATCACCGCCGAAATGGGCACCACGTTGGAAGCCTATCTCGAACAGGCATTGAAAAGCGCATAA
- a CDS encoding efflux RND transporter permease subunit, with translation MFNQFIRRPVFAIVISVMIVFVGILAIKKLPISQFPDIAPTTVNIFIAYPGSSADVLVKSTLITLEQAINGVQDMRYIATDATSAGEATLRIIFEPGTDPNDAVIRVKTRVDQVMPLLPELVQREGVIITPIQPSMLMYVNLYSKSKTIDEKFLFNYATVKMIPEIQRTKGVARAQILGSRRYAMRVWLNPDRMRAYSISVEEVMKALGEQSIIGRPGRIGQSSGIAAQSLEYVLTYKGRYSEPKEYEDIIIRANSEGESIHLKDIAKVELGSEFFDIYSNLDGRASAAIVLRQNYGSNASDVIKEVKEKLDVMKASFPPGMDYKISYDVSQFLDASIEQVIHTLRDAFILVAIVVFIFLGDWRSTLIPILAVPVSLVGAFFVIQAFGLSINLITLFALVLAIGIVVDDAIVVVEAVHAKMEEEPHLSPFNAVRKVLGEISGAIIAITAVMVSVFLPISFMSGPVGTFYRQFSITMASSIVISAIIALTLTPVLCAIMLKNHHGHERKKNVLTRALDSFNRGFDKMTGKYVWLLKLIVSRRVVTFGVLGLFCAGIWYENSVVPAGFIPNEDQSTIYAIIQTPPGSTLEKTNEVSRRLQKICEEVEGIESVSSLAGYEIMTEGRGSNAGTCLINLKPWHERDHNVKEIMEELEHASKGLGATVEFFEPPAIPGFGTSGGFSMRLLDKNTDTDYHEFDKINKEFLDNLAKRKELTGLFTFFAANYPQYELEIDNKLAMQKGVSIGKAMDNLNIMIGSTYEQGFIKFNQFFKVYVQSDPQYRRLPSDLLKLFVKNEAGEMVPYSSFMKLKKGQGPNEITRFNLYNSAAIQGLPAKGYTTAEAIQAIREVAAKTLPKGYDIAFEGLSYDESIRGNESLVVFMIVLAFVYLVLAAQYESFIIPLAVVFSLPVGVFGSFLMLNLMGLENNIYAQIGLIMLVGLLGKNAVLIVEFAVQKRQEGATILEAAIEGAKVRFRPILMTSFAFVAGLIPLIVATGAGAIGNRTIGASALGGMLFGTIFGVIIIPGLYFIFGNLADGRQLIRNEDDSPLSEGFVHALDAFPHTEENDEHAK, from the coding sequence ATGTTTAATCAATTCATACGACGACCAGTATTCGCGATTGTGATATCGGTCATGATAGTCTTTGTAGGTATACTGGCTATCAAAAAACTGCCCATCTCGCAGTTCCCGGACATTGCACCTACCACTGTTAACATCTTCATAGCCTACCCCGGATCGAGTGCCGACGTGTTGGTAAAATCCACGCTCATTACGCTGGAACAGGCGATTAACGGTGTTCAGGACATGCGCTACATTGCCACCGACGCCACCAGTGCCGGTGAAGCCACCCTGCGGATCATCTTCGAACCGGGCACCGACCCGAACGACGCCGTGATCCGGGTGAAAACGCGGGTGGACCAGGTAATGCCGCTCCTGCCCGAGCTCGTGCAGCGCGAAGGTGTGATTATCACGCCCATTCAGCCAAGTATGCTGATGTACGTCAATTTGTATTCCAAATCGAAGACCATCGACGAGAAATTCCTCTTCAACTACGCCACCGTGAAAATGATCCCGGAAATCCAGCGGACAAAGGGTGTGGCGCGTGCACAGATCCTCGGTAGCCGCCGCTACGCAATGCGCGTATGGCTCAATCCCGACCGCATGCGTGCGTACAGCATTTCGGTGGAAGAAGTGATGAAGGCGCTGGGCGAACAGAGTATCATCGGACGCCCCGGCCGGATCGGGCAAAGCTCGGGTATTGCGGCGCAATCGCTCGAATATGTCCTTACTTACAAAGGCCGGTACAGCGAACCCAAAGAATATGAGGACATTATCATCCGTGCCAACTCGGAAGGCGAAAGCATCCATTTGAAGGATATTGCCAAGGTGGAACTGGGAAGCGAATTCTTCGATATTTATTCCAACCTCGACGGCCGGGCCTCGGCGGCGATCGTTTTGCGCCAAAACTATGGCAGTAATGCCAGTGATGTGATCAAAGAAGTGAAGGAGAAGCTGGATGTGATGAAGGCATCTTTCCCTCCCGGCATGGATTACAAGATTAGCTACGACGTTTCGCAATTCCTCGACGCGTCTATTGAACAGGTAATCCACACCCTGCGCGACGCATTCATCCTCGTGGCAATCGTGGTGTTCATCTTCCTCGGCGACTGGCGTTCGACGCTGATCCCGATCCTCGCTGTGCCGGTATCGTTGGTGGGTGCATTCTTCGTGATCCAGGCATTCGGGCTTTCCATTAACCTGATCACCCTTTTTGCGCTGGTACTGGCGATCGGTATTGTGGTAGATGATGCGATTGTGGTGGTAGAGGCGGTCCATGCCAAGATGGAAGAAGAGCCGCATTTGTCACCATTTAACGCTGTTAGAAAAGTTCTTGGAGAGATTTCCGGCGCGATCATCGCGATCACCGCCGTGATGGTATCGGTGTTCCTGCCTATTTCGTTCATGTCGGGGCCCGTGGGTACATTCTACCGCCAGTTTTCCATTACAATGGCGAGCTCCATTGTGATCTCGGCGATCATTGCCCTTACTCTCACGCCGGTGCTTTGTGCGATCATGCTCAAAAACCACCACGGACACGAGCGCAAAAAGAATGTGCTCACCCGCGCGCTCGACAGTTTCAATCGCGGTTTCGACAAAATGACCGGCAAATATGTGTGGTTATTGAAACTGATCGTGAGCCGTCGTGTAGTGACATTCGGCGTGCTGGGCCTGTTTTGCGCAGGGATTTGGTATGAAAACTCCGTAGTACCGGCCGGTTTTATCCCCAACGAAGACCAGAGCACGATTTACGCGATCATCCAGACGCCTCCCGGTTCTACTTTGGAAAAAACCAACGAGGTATCGCGGCGCTTGCAGAAGATTTGCGAAGAGGTGGAAGGCATTGAATCCGTGTCGTCGCTGGCGGGTTACGAGATCATGACCGAGGGCCGCGGTTCCAATGCGGGTACCTGTCTGATCAACCTGAAACCATGGCACGAGCGTGACCATAATGTGAAGGAGATCATGGAAGAGCTGGAACATGCCTCGAAAGGCCTCGGCGCGACGGTTGAGTTTTTCGAACCGCCTGCAATCCCCGGTTTCGGTACTTCCGGCGGTTTCTCGATGCGTTTGCTCGACAAAAACACCGACACCGACTACCACGAGTTTGATAAAATCAACAAGGAGTTCCTCGACAATCTGGCGAAACGCAAGGAGCTGACGGGCCTTTTCACCTTCTTCGCGGCCAATTATCCGCAATACGAGCTGGAAATCGACAACAAGCTGGCCATGCAGAAGGGCGTTTCGATCGGCAAAGCGATGGATAACCTCAACATTATGATCGGTAGTACATATGAGCAGGGTTTCATCAAGTTCAACCAGTTTTTCAAAGTGTACGTACAGTCCGACCCTCAGTACAGAAGGCTGCCGTCCGACTTGCTTAAACTGTTTGTCAAAAACGAAGCCGGTGAAATGGTGCCCTATTCATCGTTCATGAAGCTGAAAAAAGGCCAGGGCCCGAACGAAATCACGCGTTTCAACCTCTACAATTCCGCGGCGATCCAGGGGCTGCCGGCCAAGGGTTACACCACGGCCGAGGCCATCCAGGCAATCCGTGAGGTAGCGGCCAAAACGCTGCCGAAAGGGTACGATATTGCATTTGAAGGGCTATCCTACGACGAATCGATCCGCGGCAATGAATCGCTGGTGGTGTTCATGATCGTACTTGCATTCGTATACCTGGTGCTTGCGGCGCAGTACGAGAGCTTTATCATTCCGCTCGCGGTGGTGTTTTCGCTTCCGGTGGGGGTATTCGGCTCGTTCCTGATGCTGAACCTGATGGGATTGGAAAACAACATTTACGCGCAAATCGGGCTGATCATGCTCGTGGGTTTGCTGGGTAAGAATGCGGTGTTGATCGTCGAGTTTGCCGTACAGAAACGGCAGGAAGGCGCTACAATCCTCGAAGCGGCGATTGAGGGAGCGAAAGTGCGTTTCCGTCCGATCCTGATGACGTCCTTCGCATTCGTGGCCGGGCTGATCCCGCTGATCGTCGCTACCGGCGCGGGCGCGATCGGTAACCGTACCATCGGCGCGTCCGCATTGGGCGGTATGCTGTTCGGTACCATTTTCGGGGTCATTATCATCCCGGGGTTGTACTTCATATTCGGCAACCTGGCCGACGGCCGGCAGCTTATCCGGAACGAGGACGATAGCCCGTTATCCGAAGGTTTCGTGCACGCCCTTGATGCTTTCCCTCACACAGAAGAAAACGACGAACATGCGAAATAA
- a CDS encoding TolC family protein, translated as MRNKKILNWAGIAFIGLTYSACNIPTLPQKTENKVVPVSFNGSQDSTNAAKVSWKSFFTDPNLNALIDTAFRNNQELNITMQEIAISQNEIGARKGEYLPFIGLRGGAGVEKAARYTNIGASEATTDIKPGRETPEPLPDVNIQAVARWEVDIWHKLRNAKKAAATRYLSSIEGKNFMMTNLAAEIANSYYELLALDTQLAIIRQNVDIQTNALKIVKMEKEATRVTELAVKRFEAQVLKTQNLQYGIQQRIVETENRINFLVGRYPQPVQRSQSGFENLVPNVVQAGIPSQLLSNRPDIRQAELDLEAAKIDVNVARANFYPSLGLSASLGLQAFSPIYLARVPESIVGSLIGDLAAPVINRYAIRAGYANANARQIQAIYNYERTVLNAYIEVVNQLSNINNLEKSYDLKTKEVDALNQSTTISNRLFASARADYMEVLLTQRDALESRFELIETKMRQMNAMVNIYRALGGGWN; from the coding sequence ATGCGAAATAAGAAAATATTGAACTGGGCCGGGATCGCGTTCATCGGGCTGACTTACTCGGCCTGCAACATCCCGACATTACCCCAGAAAACGGAAAATAAAGTGGTACCTGTGAGCTTCAACGGCTCACAGGATTCCACCAACGCCGCCAAAGTATCCTGGAAATCCTTTTTTACAGATCCTAACCTGAATGCGCTGATCGACACCGCATTCAGGAACAACCAGGAATTGAACATTACGATGCAGGAAATCGCGATTTCGCAGAACGAGATCGGCGCCCGCAAAGGGGAATACCTGCCGTTTATAGGCCTGCGCGGCGGTGCGGGAGTGGAAAAAGCGGCGCGCTACACGAATATTGGCGCGAGCGAAGCCACCACGGACATTAAACCCGGCAGAGAAACGCCGGAACCGCTGCCCGACGTGAACATCCAGGCCGTGGCGCGCTGGGAGGTGGATATATGGCACAAGCTGCGCAATGCAAAAAAAGCAGCGGCAACGCGGTATTTATCGTCGATTGAAGGGAAAAATTTCATGATGACGAACCTGGCGGCGGAAATCGCGAACTCCTACTATGAGCTGCTCGCGCTGGACACCCAGCTGGCCATTATCCGCCAGAATGTGGATATTCAGACCAATGCATTGAAGATCGTTAAAATGGAGAAAGAGGCTACCCGCGTTACCGAGCTGGCTGTGAAGCGGTTCGAGGCGCAGGTTTTGAAAACACAAAACCTTCAATACGGCATTCAGCAGCGTATTGTGGAAACTGAAAACCGCATTAATTTTCTCGTAGGCCGTTATCCGCAGCCGGTGCAGCGCAGCCAGTCGGGATTTGAAAACCTCGTTCCGAATGTGGTGCAGGCCGGTATCCCGTCGCAATTGCTCTCCAACCGCCCGGACATCCGTCAGGCGGAACTCGACCTGGAAGCGGCGAAGATCGACGTGAATGTGGCGCGAGCTAATTTCTACCCCTCACTGGGATTATCGGCAAGTCTTGGTTTGCAGGCGTTCAGCCCGATTTATCTGGCGCGTGTGCCGGAGTCGATCGTGGGATCGCTGATCGGCGACCTCGCCGCGCCTGTGATTAACCGCTACGCCATCCGCGCCGGTTATGCTAATGCCAATGCACGCCAGATCCAGGCCATTTACAACTACGAGCGTACCGTGCTGAATGCTTACATCGAGGTCGTAAATCAGCTTTCGAACATCAATAACCTCGAAAAGAGCTACGACCTGAAAACGAAGGAAGTGGATGCATTGAACCAGTCGACCACCATTTCGAACCGGCTGTTCGCCTCGGCGCGCGCCGATTATATGGAAGTGCTCCTCACGCAGCGCGACGCACTGGAATCGAGATTTGAACTGATCGAAACCAAAATGCGCCAGATGAATGCCATGGTGAATATTTACCGGGCACTCGGGGGCGGCTGGAATTGA
- a CDS encoding tryptophan-rich sensory protein, whose product MKKTLQVANIIALIVTVVINYLSNTGIFNGNTMASVSARYENYFTPSGYAFSIWGLIYLLLAAFVIYQARGISGKREVPAIVERVGWLFVISCAANSAWVLAWLYDFTGLSVLIMIGLLTSLWLIIVRTRMEMDLIPIKKIALTWWPFAIYLGWISVALIANVAAYFTKIGWNGFGLSPVTWTVIMICVAGVVYLMLTWKRNLRESSMVGVWALIAVAAANWGTTPEVVNAALIVSAIIFISSGIHAYRSRGQHFLEEARH is encoded by the coding sequence ATGAAAAAGACATTGCAAGTCGCCAATATCATCGCATTGATCGTCACGGTGGTGATCAATTACCTCTCTAACACCGGCATTTTCAACGGCAACACCATGGCCAGCGTCTCGGCGCGGTACGAAAACTATTTCACGCCTTCGGGCTATGCGTTTTCCATCTGGGGCCTCATTTACCTGCTGCTCGCCGCATTTGTGATTTACCAGGCGCGCGGCATTTCGGGCAAGCGCGAAGTGCCTGCTATTGTCGAACGAGTCGGCTGGCTGTTTGTCATTTCCTGTGCGGCCAATTCGGCCTGGGTACTGGCCTGGCTGTACGATTTCACGGGACTTTCGGTGCTGATTATGATTGGCCTGCTTACCTCGCTTTGGCTGATTATCGTCCGCACGAGAATGGAAATGGACCTGATCCCGATCAAGAAGATCGCATTGACCTGGTGGCCGTTCGCCATTTACCTAGGCTGGATTTCCGTGGCGCTCATTGCAAATGTAGCGGCGTACTTCACCAAAATTGGCTGGAATGGCTTCGGTCTGTCGCCTGTGACGTGGACTGTGATCATGATCTGCGTGGCGGGCGTCGTGTACCTGATGCTCACCTGGAAGCGCAACCTTCGCGAATCGTCGATGGTAGGCGTATGGGCGTTGATCGCCGTCGCGGCAGCCAACTGGGGCACTACGCCCGAAGTGGTGAATGCGGCGCTCATCGTTTCAGCGATCATTTTCATCAGCAGCGGCATTCACGCCTACCGGAGCCGCGGTCAGCATTTCCTCGAAGAGGCACGTCACTGA
- a CDS encoding TonB-dependent receptor, with product MRKLITACLGICAFLLLCGAQAWAQGNEASIVGKVSEGQAGPVVGATVFVKNESTGFSTGTVTDANGDYIIKQLPLGSPYSISVSFIGYGEQKKTGYSLNQGDQLRLNFSLEASANELQAVEIVANSLKNTVVTLGASTPVTARDIARLPVNGRNFTSLIDLSPLSNGTSLGGQLASSTNFTVDGMTSRGTIAGGGTSGAYSVSMEAIREFKVVTNEYDVTMGRAGGGTISTVTKSGTNKLSGSAFAFLRNDALASKYDLRGNKRTQEYSTYQYGFSLGGPIIKDKAHFFVAWDRQTDSRPLFIANILSPADEAANRVTQATLDRFAGIARDKYGVSNNPQFGAFDKAKGTNAIFARIDWQLNAKNLLTIRNNMVIENDNLSEGDNSGINFYESYIDRKKFDNSLMASLRTTLNPRLTNELKVQHFYEDVQVLPSSELPSAGIPRAIVENVESVAGSATYLNSIQIGGQRFSPEWFKGTVIQAVDNLYYNTGKINFTFGIDMMYNSMHSRYGSEMNGRFYFTGMENFNNLKPYRYAREIYLTEDQGNKVKSLSTGLYAQMDTKLGVGLDMTAGLRLDNTVYLNRANFSQVVFDELGIKTNNRINTLQLQPRVQFTWDVNEQSKDVIRFGAGIFGSALNPYSMINNMLFDGSKVASVEIQGDLVPSPNFPLYRQDPSKAPGAELFNIPGIERLVTINTNSPDAKVPVLYKANLSYNHFFSDRLRIGVTGYASWARNNYFYADRNMVDEPFFRIAAEANRGVYVPAESINAANGATNWLRGRKTTNVGRVLELVSDGKKNQYALVIDGTYKYFRDGQITASYTWNDSKDNTSYNGNVANTATLDQMVIDDPRDLSRMSYANNQFRNKIVVYGTAPSFWGITLGVRYSGIGGTRYSLAVSGNMNGDFVSSNDLPYIYDHNSSATPEYIRTGIKAILDNPEAEESIKTFIRENTGKMAERNGGVNGFYGVFDVRLGKKFKIHKSHGIEASVDVFNFANLLNKEWGVGNNLGKQNLYTIKSFDKAKNEFVYNVNKGAGVSSLNGSPYQIQLGLRYSF from the coding sequence ATGAGGAAATTAATTACTGCATGTCTCGGAATATGCGCGTTTCTCCTGCTATGCGGGGCCCAGGCGTGGGCGCAGGGGAACGAAGCATCCATTGTCGGGAAAGTCAGCGAAGGACAGGCCGGGCCGGTGGTCGGTGCAACGGTGTTTGTCAAAAACGAATCGACCGGTTTCAGTACGGGTACGGTCACGGACGCCAATGGCGACTACATTATCAAGCAGTTACCGCTTGGTTCGCCCTACTCGATCAGCGTGTCGTTTATCGGTTACGGTGAGCAGAAAAAAACGGGCTATTCGCTCAACCAGGGTGATCAGCTGCGCCTAAATTTCTCGCTGGAAGCATCCGCCAACGAGCTGCAAGCCGTCGAGATCGTTGCCAATTCACTCAAAAACACGGTGGTAACCCTGGGCGCATCCACGCCGGTGACAGCCCGGGACATAGCACGACTGCCGGTGAACGGCCGGAATTTCACGTCGCTCATCGACCTTTCGCCGCTGAGTAACGGGACTAGCCTCGGCGGACAGCTGGCGTCATCGACCAACTTCACGGTGGACGGGATGACGTCGCGCGGGACCATTGCTGGTGGCGGAACTTCGGGTGCCTATTCGGTTTCGATGGAAGCGATCCGTGAGTTTAAGGTCGTAACCAACGAATACGACGTGACCATGGGCCGCGCCGGTGGCGGTACGATCAGCACCGTAACCAAGTCGGGAACCAACAAGCTTTCCGGTAGCGCATTCGCATTCCTGCGCAACGACGCGCTCGCGAGCAAATACGACCTCCGTGGCAACAAGCGGACACAGGAATACTCCACCTACCAGTACGGATTCTCGCTCGGCGGGCCGATTATCAAGGACAAGGCGCACTTTTTTGTTGCCTGGGACCGGCAGACCGACTCACGCCCGCTCTTCATTGCCAATATTCTCAGCCCTGCCGACGAAGCTGCCAACCGCGTTACACAGGCAACACTCGACCGTTTCGCGGGCATTGCCCGTGACAAATACGGGGTGTCCAACAACCCGCAGTTCGGCGCGTTCGATAAGGCGAAAGGGACCAACGCGATATTTGCCCGGATAGACTGGCAGTTGAATGCTAAAAACCTCCTCACGATCCGCAATAACATGGTGATCGAGAACGACAACCTTTCGGAAGGTGACAACTCGGGGATCAACTTCTACGAGTCGTATATCGACCGCAAGAAGTTCGACAACAGTCTGATGGCGTCACTTAGAACGACGTTGAACCCGCGATTGACCAATGAACTGAAAGTGCAGCATTTCTACGAAGATGTGCAGGTATTGCCCAGCTCCGAACTGCCTTCGGCAGGTATTCCGCGCGCGATCGTCGAAAACGTGGAATCCGTTGCCGGATCAGCCACTTACCTGAACTCGATCCAGATCGGCGGCCAGCGCTTTTCTCCCGAATGGTTTAAGGGAACAGTAATACAGGCCGTAGATAATCTGTATTACAACACCGGGAAGATCAATTTCACGTTCGGGATCGATATGATGTACAACTCGATGCACTCGCGCTATGGCAGCGAAATGAATGGCCGTTTCTACTTCACGGGAATGGAGAATTTCAATAACCTGAAACCATACCGTTATGCCCGTGAAATTTACCTCACCGAGGACCAGGGCAATAAAGTGAAGTCGCTCAGCACCGGGCTGTATGCGCAAATGGACACCAAACTGGGTGTGGGCCTTGATATGACGGCCGGGTTGCGCCTGGATAACACCGTGTACCTGAACCGCGCGAATTTCAGCCAGGTGGTATTTGATGAACTGGGCATTAAAACGAACAACCGGATCAACACGCTCCAATTGCAGCCGCGCGTACAGTTTACCTGGGACGTAAACGAGCAGAGCAAGGATGTGATCCGCTTCGGTGCAGGGATTTTCGGATCAGCCCTGAACCCTTACTCGATGATCAACAACATGCTGTTCGATGGTTCCAAAGTGGCTTCGGTGGAGATCCAGGGTGACCTTGTCCCTTCTCCCAATTTCCCATTGTACCGCCAGGACCCAAGCAAGGCCCCGGGTGCGGAGTTGTTCAATATTCCGGGCATCGAGCGCCTCGTGACGATCAACACCAACAGCCCTGACGCGAAAGTTCCGGTTTTGTATAAAGCCAATTTGTCCTACAATCACTTTTTCAGCGACCGTCTGCGGATCGGTGTGACCGGATATGCTTCCTGGGCACGCAACAACTACTTTTACGCGGACCGCAACATGGTGGATGAGCCGTTCTTCCGCATTGCCGCAGAAGCGAACCGCGGCGTGTATGTGCCCGCAGAAAGCATCAATGCCGCCAACGGAGCCACCAACTGGCTGCGCGGCCGTAAAACGACCAACGTGGGCCGCGTGCTCGAACTCGTGAGCGATGGTAAGAAAAACCAGTATGCGCTCGTGATCGACGGTACGTACAAGTACTTCCGCGACGGCCAGATCACCGCTTCCTACACCTGGAACGACTCGAAGGACAACACTTCCTACAATGGTAACGTAGCCAACACGGCCACCCTCGACCAGATGGTGATCGACGACCCGCGCGACCTGAGCCGCATGAGCTATGCCAACAACCAGTTCCGCAACAAGATCGTGGTATATGGTACGGCGCCAAGCTTCTGGGGCATTACCCTCGGCGTTCGCTACTCAGGCATCGGCGGAACGCGCTACTCGCTGGCCGTGAGCGGTAATATGAACGGCGACTTCGTGTCTTCCAACGACCTGCCCTACATTTACGACCACAACAGCTCTGCCACACCCGAGTACATCCGCACGGGCATCAAAGCCATCCTGGACAATCCTGAGGCAGAGGAGAGCATCAAAACATTCATACGCGAAAACACCGGCAAAATGGCCGAGCGTAACGGAGGTGTCAACGGGTTTTATGGTGTGTTCGATGTGCGTTTGGGCAAGAAGTTCAAGATCCACAAATCGCACGGCATTGAGGCTTCGGTGGACGTGTTCAACTTTGCCAACCTGCTCAACAAGGAATGGGGCGTGGGTAACAACCTCGGCAAGCAGAACCTGTATACCATCAAGAGCTTCGACAAAGCCAAAAACGAGTTTGTCTACAATGTCAACAAAGGTGCAGGCGTATCAAGCCTGAACGGAAGCCCCTACCAGATCCAGCTCGGCCTGCGCTATTCGTTCTGA